Proteins from one Gibbsiella quercinecans genomic window:
- a CDS encoding flippase: protein MKTVLMNSLWLMLERISLSLSGIFVSVYVARYLGPAQYGLISYLLSVIAIGVPLVQLGADTVLFNRVAKRVHSGIRLMLASMRIRRQLFAVIAVPLMAWALLTQDRTSQIMMALMLVSAYFSVQDVYKIYYDALLKSKLNTMINNVALLLSIIMRLVLVNMELPLVWFAVPYVLSSLLPYLVRSVLFHRSRPPLRPIAKRHQRGYGRYLLKVGLPLAVSGLSIVIYTRIDQIMLGNYLGEHSVGLYSAAITLSQGWVFVPMALITSMLPSVAGARTQQLKEDRIRLLYLVVLLLSAPVILLLSLFPTQLVVLLFGENFRETATILALCSVTSLFSVMGTVSYQAIVLFGGYRFIAIKMPLAALVNVVMNIVLIPRYGIHGAAISTLITEFVSFFVFNGFFRRGQITRLQITCYRCLPQLIGRVREIYVK, encoded by the coding sequence ATGAAAACAGTGCTGATGAACTCTCTGTGGCTGATGTTGGAACGGATATCGTTGAGCCTTTCAGGCATTTTTGTTTCGGTCTACGTCGCGCGTTATCTTGGGCCGGCTCAATATGGGCTGATTAGCTATTTGCTGTCGGTGATCGCCATCGGCGTACCGCTGGTGCAGTTGGGCGCGGATACGGTGCTGTTCAACCGGGTGGCTAAACGCGTGCATAGCGGTATTCGGCTGATGCTGGCTTCAATGCGTATTCGCCGCCAATTATTCGCCGTGATTGCCGTTCCCTTGATGGCCTGGGCGCTGCTGACGCAGGATCGCACCAGCCAGATCATGATGGCTTTGATGTTGGTCAGCGCGTATTTTTCCGTGCAGGACGTGTACAAGATTTATTACGACGCACTGCTGAAATCCAAGTTAAACACCATGATTAACAATGTGGCGCTGCTGCTGTCGATCATCATGCGTCTGGTGTTGGTTAACATGGAACTGCCGCTGGTGTGGTTTGCCGTTCCCTACGTGCTTAGCAGCCTGTTGCCTTATCTGGTTCGCAGCGTGTTGTTTCACCGCTCAAGGCCGCCATTGCGGCCTATCGCTAAACGCCATCAGCGCGGCTACGGGCGCTATCTGTTGAAGGTCGGGCTGCCGTTAGCCGTCTCCGGTTTGTCGATCGTCATTTATACGCGTATTGATCAGATCATGCTCGGCAACTACCTGGGGGAGCATAGCGTTGGTTTATACAGTGCGGCGATTACGCTTAGCCAGGGATGGGTGTTTGTCCCCATGGCGCTCATCACTTCCATGCTGCCAAGCGTGGCCGGCGCGCGCACCCAGCAGTTGAAAGAAGATCGCATCCGCCTGCTCTATTTGGTGGTGTTGCTGTTATCCGCGCCGGTGATCTTGCTGCTCTCGTTGTTCCCCACGCAACTGGTGGTGTTGCTGTTTGGCGAGAATTTCCGGGAAACCGCGACGATTCTGGCGCTGTGTTCGGTAACCTCATTGTTTTCCGTCATGGGTACCGTTTCTTACCAGGCTATCGTGCTATTCGGCGGTTACCGATTCATTGCGATAAAAATGCCACTGGCCGCGTTGGTCAATGTGGTGATGAATATTGTGTTGATCCCGCGCTACGGCATTCATGGCGCGGCCATCTCAACGCTGATAACCGAGTTTGTTTCATTTTTTGTATTTAATGGTTTTTTCAGGCGAGGACAAATAACCAGGTTGCAGATAACTTGCTATCGTTGTTTGCCCCAGTTAATAGGGAGGGTCAGAGAGATTTATGTTAAGTAG
- a CDS encoding glycosyltransferase family 4 protein, protein MQYRKVAIVIENMAGKGGTERVASGLANALAALPGYQVDLLSICGDGAFYPLDRQVNLRLLNDRALWWPWRLARLLRHGRYHAIITVSMGKLSVVMAPYLRLLCPQSRLLLSEHISFHQYPWLMKWLKIFIYRLSDRTVLLTQKDLLNIRRWVPEKKCLVIENVSPFPIQPTSPALRQPMALAVGRLCRQKGFDRLISAWESIVPRAQGWQLHIVGDGPERLALQQQINTSGLAQQVKLLPATADIASHYRQAAMLLMTSRYEGLPMVLIEAMSFGLPLIAFDCQTGPAELIDHGSNGYLIADGDVQAFGQHILALMADAALRRRFSLRSLEKAERFIPERIYPQWQQLIA, encoded by the coding sequence ATGCAATATCGGAAAGTCGCGATTGTGATTGAAAATATGGCCGGCAAAGGGGGAACCGAGCGTGTCGCCAGCGGTTTAGCCAATGCGCTGGCCGCGCTGCCGGGTTATCAGGTCGATCTGCTATCCATTTGCGGCGATGGCGCGTTTTATCCGCTTGACCGCCAGGTTAACCTGCGCCTGCTTAACGATCGGGCGTTGTGGTGGCCGTGGCGGCTGGCCCGCTTGCTGCGCCATGGCCGATACCACGCCATTATCACCGTCTCGATGGGCAAACTTTCGGTCGTTATGGCGCCTTATCTGCGCCTGCTATGCCCGCAAAGCCGCCTGTTGCTCAGTGAGCACATCAGCTTCCATCAATACCCATGGTTGATGAAATGGCTGAAAATATTTATCTACCGCCTCAGCGATCGCACCGTGTTACTGACACAAAAAGATTTGCTGAACATCCGCCGCTGGGTGCCCGAAAAGAAATGCCTGGTGATTGAAAACGTTTCTCCGTTTCCTATTCAACCCACCTCACCGGCGCTGCGCCAGCCGATGGCGTTGGCGGTAGGGCGCTTATGCCGGCAGAAGGGATTTGATCGCCTGATCTCTGCCTGGGAGAGCATTGTGCCGCGGGCTCAGGGCTGGCAATTGCATATCGTTGGCGACGGGCCGGAACGTTTGGCGTTGCAACAGCAAATCAACACATCGGGTTTGGCGCAGCAGGTCAAACTGTTGCCGGCAACGGCCGATATCGCCAGCCATTATCGCCAGGCCGCCATGCTACTGATGACCTCCCGCTATGAAGGCTTGCCGATGGTGCTGATTGAAGCGATGAGTTTTGGCTTGCCGCTGATCGCCTTTGACTGTCAGACCGGGCCGGCCGAGCTGATCGACCACGGCAGTAACGGTTATTTGATTGCGGACGGCGATGTTCAGGCCTTTGGCCAACACATTTTGGCGTTGATGGCGGATGCCGCTCTACGGCGCCGCTTTTCCCTACGTTCGCTGGAAAAAGCCGAGCGGTTTATCCCCGAACGTATTTATCCCCAATGGCAGCAGTTAATTGCGTGA
- a CDS encoding carbohydrate-binding protein CenC, protein MTYSILSGACLSAGVWLAGQACAAGCADNLIENGGFELGEQGWALSAGEITTGGRTGQASLRYQNSDPERYHTMTQQLRVKPGQALDFGVWVNGADLQGDADDRGAGIFVESYDADGRYLAGSHPQGVVGTGDWQPVAGRFLVPARAAEVTLGVYFRRGTTGRAEFDDVYACLQPTAPVLYQVRADDAMALSTVFMPDKQPVQVDSTLLDSRGEAVKHDRRHYHIEGEQPVVFALPATLSAGEYRLQQRVTAQDSQLSRSSAMPISISSRPPKVALDAQGYTLKDGKRFFPLGIYMYAGMATDEHLARIRAAGFNTLLDYDYGVSKDPAGYFRKTQQHDLQVIYSVKDFYAGTQFAPETHLSYPALTAAYVEKLKHQPNLLAWYINDELGLEYVPQIEAKHLQIKQRDPDHLTFQVVDRAGALDSYFNSSDVLASDPYPIGKDNDLTRTLLYARLTKMAARQAKGAWIVTQIMDHAAYSPGRKPHQPSEAEMRNQAWLGLIGGAKGILFYSYTDLFYKRNRGTFRQQEFDGIWQGVAKVAQEIVSFTPYLLSGESRMLHGNNTAIPARLFIDGGRGLVLVVNPYYRPMSVRFALPAGWQWQEPQGAELALPSMGSMALWVQRQTVEKDRQ, encoded by the coding sequence ATGACGTATTCAATATTATCAGGCGCTTGTCTGTCGGCCGGCGTGTGGTTAGCAGGGCAGGCGTGCGCGGCCGGCTGTGCGGATAACCTGATCGAAAACGGCGGGTTTGAGCTAGGGGAGCAAGGTTGGGCGCTATCGGCCGGCGAAATTACCACCGGCGGCCGCACTGGGCAGGCCAGCCTGCGCTATCAGAATAGCGATCCCGAACGTTACCACACGATGACCCAACAATTGCGCGTTAAGCCCGGGCAGGCGCTCGATTTTGGCGTTTGGGTGAATGGTGCAGATTTACAGGGGGACGCCGACGATCGGGGCGCGGGCATTTTCGTCGAAAGTTACGATGCGGATGGGCGCTATCTGGCAGGAAGCCATCCGCAGGGCGTGGTCGGCACCGGTGATTGGCAGCCTGTCGCGGGCCGTTTTTTGGTGCCGGCACGGGCGGCGGAAGTGACGCTCGGCGTCTACTTTCGCCGGGGCACCACGGGGCGTGCAGAGTTTGATGATGTCTATGCCTGCCTGCAACCCACCGCGCCGGTGCTTTACCAGGTGCGGGCAGACGATGCGATGGCACTGAGTACCGTGTTCATGCCGGACAAACAACCGGTGCAGGTGGATAGCACATTGCTGGATAGCCGCGGTGAGGCGGTTAAACACGATCGCCGGCATTACCATATAGAAGGGGAGCAGCCGGTGGTGTTTGCGCTGCCGGCAACGCTTTCGGCCGGTGAATATCGGCTGCAACAGCGGGTGACTGCGCAAGACTCGCAGCTTAGCCGCTCCAGCGCTATGCCGATCAGCATCAGCAGCCGGCCGCCGAAAGTCGCATTGGATGCACAGGGATATACCCTAAAAGACGGTAAGCGTTTTTTCCCGCTTGGGATCTATATGTATGCCGGCATGGCGACCGATGAACATCTGGCACGTATTCGTGCGGCGGGTTTTAACACGTTGCTGGATTATGATTACGGTGTGAGCAAGGATCCCGCCGGCTATTTCCGCAAGACGCAGCAACATGATTTACAGGTCATTTATTCCGTGAAGGACTTTTATGCCGGCACGCAGTTCGCGCCGGAAACCCACCTGAGTTATCCGGCCCTGACCGCCGCGTATGTAGAGAAACTCAAACACCAGCCTAATCTGCTGGCCTGGTATATCAACGATGAATTGGGGCTGGAATATGTGCCGCAGATTGAAGCAAAGCATCTGCAGATCAAACAGCGCGATCCCGATCATTTGACGTTTCAGGTCGTGGACCGGGCCGGCGCGTTGGACAGCTATTTCAACAGTTCGGATGTGTTGGCCAGCGATCCTTATCCGATCGGTAAAGATAACGATCTCACCCGTACGTTGCTGTATGCCCGCCTGACCAAAATGGCGGCCCGGCAGGCCAAGGGGGCGTGGATTGTCACCCAAATCATGGATCATGCGGCGTATAGCCCCGGGCGAAAACCGCACCAACCCAGTGAGGCCGAGATGCGGAACCAGGCCTGGCTGGGGCTGATTGGCGGGGCGAAAGGGATACTTTTTTATTCCTATACCGATCTGTTTTACAAGCGCAACCGGGGAACGTTCCGGCAGCAAGAGTTTGACGGCATTTGGCAGGGCGTGGCCAAGGTTGCACAGGAGATCGTCAGTTTTACCCCTTATTTGCTCTCGGGCGAAAGCCGAATGCTGCATGGCAATAACACGGCCATTCCGGCCCGGTTGTTTATCGACGGTGGCCGTGGGTTGGTGCTGGTGGTCAATCCCTATTACCGGCCGATGTCCGTGCGTTTTGCGCTGCCGGCCGGTTGGCAATGGCAGGAACCACAGGGCGCGGAGTTAGCGTTGCCGTCGATGGGCAGTATGGCGCTGTGGGTACAACGTCAAACAGTGGAAAAGGATCGCCAGTGA
- a CDS encoding glycosyltransferase family 2 protein, whose translation MMSTKVSVIIPTYGRSELLIRAINSVLAQTYAQVEVIVVDDNPPSEPQRKATRQRLAPYIEQGKIIYYPRRRNGGGSRARNSGILRATGEYITFLDDDDYYHPQKIARQLAFMRTGGYDVSLCDMDILKDGQISAEHYYQARCQGLQDFMLAGVAYTPMIMLRRETAIRVRGFFNTPRYQDHLFLYRLLAAGAHIGILHERLAVHNDHDGERITYSAKGIVGYQHKMCFERRLMPMISPQARKIMQLRHTCIRSRILTDNHSRISGILHGMKGIIYINSGSAAGVYVKNILRNAFFKGLPF comes from the coding sequence ATGATGAGCACCAAAGTTAGTGTGATTATACCCACCTATGGCCGCAGTGAATTACTGATCCGCGCCATTAATAGCGTCCTGGCACAAACCTATGCGCAGGTGGAAGTGATTGTGGTGGATGACAATCCGCCGAGTGAGCCCCAGCGCAAGGCTACGCGCCAGCGCCTGGCGCCTTATATCGAGCAGGGGAAAATAATCTATTATCCACGCCGCCGCAACGGTGGCGGTTCACGCGCACGTAATAGCGGTATTCTGCGTGCGACGGGGGAGTACATTACCTTCCTGGATGATGACGATTACTATCACCCACAGAAAATTGCCCGCCAGTTGGCCTTTATGCGGACGGGCGGTTACGACGTCAGCCTGTGCGATATGGACATTCTCAAAGATGGGCAGATCAGTGCTGAACATTATTACCAGGCGCGCTGCCAGGGGCTGCAGGACTTTATGTTGGCCGGCGTCGCTTACACCCCGATGATTATGTTGCGTAGAGAGACAGCGATCCGGGTGCGCGGTTTTTTTAATACCCCACGCTACCAGGACCACCTCTTTTTGTATCGCTTATTGGCGGCCGGCGCGCACATTGGGATATTGCACGAGCGGCTGGCGGTACATAACGACCACGACGGCGAACGTATTACCTATAGCGCGAAAGGCATTGTGGGTTACCAGCACAAGATGTGCTTTGAACGCCGCCTGATGCCGATGATTTCGCCACAGGCGCGCAAGATCATGCAGTTGCGCCATACCTGTATCCGTTCGCGCATTCTGACCGATAACCACAGCCGTATTAGCGGCATATTGCATGGGATGAAGGGGATTATTTACATCAACAGCGGTTCTGCGGCTGGGGTTTATGTCAAAAATATTCTCCGCAATGCCTTTTTCAAGGGCCTGCCTTTCTGA
- a CDS encoding glycosyltransferase, which produces MTLSLIIPVYKVADYIEACLHSVLASLPAWAEVIIVDDGSPDDSMAIAKRVLERYPQWQGQVVMLRQTNQGLSAARNTGIAHATGRYIGFLDSDDLLLPDYFTTLGQLLAENPQAEIVAFNARRFSTAGDASAGNIMHIVPGDVKPPDSAGHQALLQESFNRSMWYAWARIYRAALFDGALFPAGRNFEDIQLIPQLYLKARSIVACSAPLVGYRVNPAGITRAPKRRDLDDLDYALGQANIGRRKAPGNHLYSILFVTTLKARLLVGVDFCGLPAALRETALLRRQYTRLRAEEQRLLSRKNRLFYRSPLAYYLLARLYNRGG; this is translated from the coding sequence ATGACTCTTAGCCTTATCATCCCCGTTTATAAGGTCGCGGATTATATTGAAGCCTGCCTTCACTCGGTGCTCGCCTCATTGCCGGCCTGGGCGGAGGTGATTATCGTTGATGACGGCAGCCCCGATGATTCGATGGCGATCGCCAAACGGGTTCTGGAGCGTTATCCGCAGTGGCAGGGGCAGGTCGTCATGCTGCGCCAAACCAATCAGGGATTGAGTGCGGCACGGAATACCGGGATTGCCCACGCGACCGGGCGCTACATTGGTTTCCTTGATTCGGACGATCTGCTGTTGCCGGATTATTTCACTACGCTTGGGCAGTTACTGGCGGAAAACCCGCAGGCGGAAATTGTGGCGTTCAACGCCAGAAGATTTTCCACTGCCGGAGACGCGAGCGCGGGAAACATCATGCACATCGTGCCTGGCGATGTGAAGCCGCCAGACAGCGCTGGGCACCAGGCGTTGTTGCAGGAGAGCTTCAATCGCAGCATGTGGTACGCCTGGGCGCGTATTTATCGTGCGGCGTTGTTTGACGGCGCGCTTTTCCCTGCCGGGCGCAACTTCGAAGATATTCAATTGATACCGCAACTCTACCTGAAGGCGCGCAGCATCGTCGCTTGCAGTGCGCCACTGGTGGGGTATCGCGTGAATCCTGCAGGCATTACCCGTGCACCGAAACGGCGTGATTTGGACGATCTGGACTATGCGCTGGGCCAGGCAAATATTGGCCGGCGTAAAGCGCCTGGCAATCATCTGTATTCCATCCTGTTTGTTACCACGCTGAAAGCCCGCCTGCTGGTTGGGGTGGATTTTTGCGGCCTGCCCGCCGCACTGCGCGAAACGGCGTTATTAAGGCGCCAATACACGCGCCTGCGTGCGGAAGAACAGCGGTTGCTGAGCCGGAAAAACCGGTTGTTCTATCGTAGCCCGTTGGCCTATTACCTGTTGGCCCGCTTGTATAACCGTGGTGGATAA
- a CDS encoding polysaccharide biosynthesis tyrosine autokinase, with product MNNSALPIVMAEQDERLDWERLIGPLWDNRWRITLVTGLAGVLGVAYALLATPVYQASALVQVEKQLSGESLLRETLENTLGQNPATQDEVSLAKSRYVIGKTVDDLDLTVRVQPDYFPLFGKGLARLRGETPPEVHISEMTVPAGMQGERLTLTVQDPQHVVLSYADKPILAGAVGQVLNQGGWRLAVTALTAPVGSTFTVVKVPRQAAVDDLRNGLDVASAGKESGIMTFSLTEENPQHAEDVLKSITENYLQQNVDRKTEEAQRMLAFLREQLPRTQASLNGAENQLNLFRQQNDSVDLSLEAKSVLDTLVQLEAQLNELTFKESEISKLYTRAHPAYRALLEKRATLEAEKARLGKQVQALPKTQQEILRLTRDVQVDQQIYVQLMNKQQELSISKAGTVGNVRIIDEAETAMRPVKPQKMLIVIFALLIGGVLSSSVVLLRAAFHRGISNTDVLEKRGINVYATVPLSPWQQRRNRSQQQLLARSSGAQLPILALEEPGDLSVEAIRSLRTSLHFAMLEAKNNILLVSGASPVSGKSFTSTNLAVVLAQAGQRVLLIDADMRKGFLHRWMGSHAQPGLSDMLAGQVTMEKVVKRTDVEHLDFVSRGQVPPNPSELLMHRRFADFLRWAEQHYDLVVIDTPPILAVTDAAIVGRHAGTALMVVRFEVNTVKQIEVSLRRFEQNGVAVKGVILNGVLKRSANNDAGYYTFAYPSYQQEAK from the coding sequence GCTTGCCGGCGTTCTGGGCGTGGCCTACGCGTTGCTGGCCACACCGGTTTACCAGGCCAGCGCGTTGGTGCAGGTGGAAAAGCAGCTATCAGGCGAGTCATTGCTACGCGAAACGTTGGAAAATACGCTCGGCCAGAACCCTGCCACGCAAGATGAAGTTTCGTTGGCCAAATCACGCTATGTCATTGGTAAAACCGTCGACGATTTGGATTTGACGGTACGCGTGCAGCCTGATTATTTCCCGTTGTTCGGTAAGGGGCTCGCCCGGTTGCGTGGCGAAACGCCGCCGGAAGTGCATATCAGCGAGATGACCGTACCGGCCGGCATGCAGGGGGAAAGGCTAACCCTCACCGTGCAGGATCCGCAGCATGTGGTGTTGAGCTATGCCGATAAGCCCATTCTGGCCGGTGCGGTTGGGCAAGTCTTGAACCAGGGCGGTTGGCGCCTGGCAGTGACGGCGCTGACGGCGCCGGTCGGCAGCACCTTTACCGTGGTAAAAGTGCCGCGCCAGGCGGCCGTTGATGATCTGCGCAATGGGCTGGATGTCGCATCAGCCGGTAAGGAAAGCGGCATCATGACGTTTAGTCTGACGGAAGAAAACCCGCAGCATGCAGAAGATGTCCTCAAAAGCATTACAGAAAATTATCTACAGCAGAATGTAGACCGCAAAACCGAAGAGGCACAGCGCATGCTGGCCTTCCTGCGGGAACAGTTGCCGCGAACCCAGGCTTCCCTCAACGGGGCGGAAAACCAACTGAATCTTTTTCGCCAGCAGAATGATTCCGTCGATTTGTCGCTGGAAGCCAAATCGGTATTGGATACGTTGGTGCAACTGGAAGCCCAGTTAAATGAACTGACGTTCAAAGAGTCAGAGATTTCCAAACTGTATACCCGTGCGCACCCGGCATACCGCGCGCTGTTGGAAAAGCGCGCCACGCTGGAGGCGGAAAAAGCGCGGCTGGGCAAACAGGTCCAGGCGTTGCCGAAAACCCAGCAGGAAATTTTGCGCCTGACCCGCGACGTGCAGGTGGATCAACAGATTTACGTGCAACTGATGAACAAGCAGCAGGAACTGAGCATCAGCAAGGCGGGAACGGTAGGGAACGTTCGTATCATCGACGAGGCGGAAACCGCGATGCGGCCAGTGAAGCCGCAAAAAATGCTGATAGTGATCTTTGCACTGTTGATCGGTGGGGTATTGTCGTCATCGGTGGTCTTGCTGCGTGCGGCATTTCATCGCGGTATCAGTAATACCGATGTGTTGGAAAAGCGCGGGATCAACGTCTATGCCACGGTACCGCTCTCGCCGTGGCAACAAAGACGCAACCGTAGCCAACAGCAACTGCTGGCCAGAAGCAGCGGCGCCCAGTTGCCGATATTAGCGTTGGAAGAGCCGGGTGATTTGTCGGTGGAGGCGATTCGCAGCCTGCGTACCAGCCTGCATTTTGCCATGCTGGAAGCCAAAAATAATATTTTGTTGGTGTCTGGCGCCAGCCCGGTCAGCGGTAAAAGCTTTACCAGCACCAATTTGGCGGTGGTGTTGGCCCAGGCCGGGCAACGGGTGCTGCTGATCGACGCCGATATGCGCAAGGGTTTTTTGCACCGTTGGATGGGTAGCCACGCTCAGCCGGGGCTTTCCGACATGTTGGCCGGCCAGGTGACGATGGAAAAGGTGGTCAAACGGACGGATGTTGAACACCTGGATTTTGTCTCCCGTGGTCAGGTGCCGCCTAATCCGTCGGAGTTGCTAATGCACCGGCGCTTTGCCGATTTTTTGCGCTGGGCGGAACAGCATTATGATCTGGTGGTGATTGATACCCCGCCGATATTGGCCGTCACCGATGCCGCGATCGTCGGCCGGCATGCCGGCACCGCATTGATGGTGGTGCGTTTCGAAGTCAACACCGTCAAGCAAATTGAAGTTAGCCTGCGCCGTTTTGAGCAAAATGGCGTGGCAGTCAAAGGCGTGATCCTCAACGGCGTGCTCAAAAGAAGCGCCAATAACGATGCGGGATACTATACCTTCGCCTATCCAAGCTACCAGCAAGAGGCTAAATAA
- a CDS encoding glycosyltransferase family 2 protein, whose amino-acid sequence MESVSVIMPVYNAASFIKQSILGVLAQTYQDYHLYVIDDASTDNTAEVIKPFIHDRLTYIRNDTNQGVAETRNIAIEAARGGYIAFCDSDDIWHKNKLARQVGILQTGRYDVVCSHYCTFEQDPQQIKHYRGGQEIIAYRDMLKSNWIGNLTGIYNRHRTGKVFQRKVGHEDYVMWLSVMEKARNRQAYCVPEPLAFYRLSAQSLSGNKIKAADWQWQIYRRHLGFSYQKSCYLFCSYLYNAAMKRQ is encoded by the coding sequence ATGGAAAGCGTGTCAGTTATCATGCCGGTATACAATGCGGCCAGCTTTATCAAACAGTCGATCCTGGGCGTATTGGCGCAGACCTACCAGGATTACCATTTGTATGTGATCGACGATGCCTCCACCGACAATACCGCGGAAGTGATCAAACCGTTTATTCACGATCGGCTGACTTATATTCGCAACGATACCAATCAAGGCGTCGCCGAAACGCGGAATATTGCGATTGAGGCGGCGCGCGGCGGCTATATCGCCTTTTGCGACAGCGACGATATCTGGCACAAGAATAAGCTGGCGCGCCAGGTTGGTATTTTGCAAACCGGCCGTTACGATGTCGTGTGTTCGCATTACTGCACTTTTGAACAGGATCCGCAGCAAATTAAGCACTACCGCGGCGGCCAGGAGATCATCGCCTATCGCGATATGTTGAAAAGCAATTGGATAGGTAACCTGACTGGGATCTATAACCGGCATCGCACCGGCAAGGTATTCCAGCGCAAGGTGGGGCATGAAGATTATGTGATGTGGCTGTCCGTGATGGAAAAGGCCCGTAATCGCCAGGCCTACTGCGTGCCCGAACCATTAGCGTTTTATCGCCTTTCCGCCCAGTCGCTGTCTGGCAACAAAATCAAAGCGGCGGACTGGCAATGGCAAATTTACCGCCGCCATTTAGGCTTCTCCTACCAAAAATCCTGCTATCTGTTTTGTTCCTATCTGTACAACGCGGCGATGAAAAGGCAATGA
- a CDS encoding ATP-grasp fold amidoligase family protein translates to MLSSLVHGFYKCMPDAIYHQLKYAMFFHKIPHLSKPKYYSEKLMRRKVYPRSIYTQLSDKYQVRDYIAKLWGEEYLIELYAQGETLTEEMYQRLPNAFVIKANHGSGYNQLVFDKAQTSFNELRTLTEGWMRQNFYQVYRERHYKDIPPRILVEKMLMEKGKTPNDIKIHCFNRDGEIRFFIQIDYQRFIDHRRDFFDQDWNRTEIRMGVPNSDVPMAKPSQLRLMLALTRRVAEQFSYVRVDFYQVEERVYFGELTFTPGAGLQKLLPATVEKEWGSYFFE, encoded by the coding sequence ATGTTAAGTAGCCTAGTACATGGTTTTTATAAATGCATGCCCGATGCGATATATCATCAGTTAAAATATGCCATGTTTTTTCACAAAATACCGCATTTATCAAAACCGAAATACTACAGTGAAAAGTTGATGCGCAGAAAGGTGTACCCCCGCAGCATCTATACCCAGCTTTCGGATAAATATCAGGTGAGGGATTATATTGCAAAACTGTGGGGGGAAGAGTACCTGATAGAACTGTATGCGCAGGGAGAAACACTGACTGAAGAGATGTACCAGCGTTTACCCAACGCTTTTGTTATCAAGGCTAATCACGGCAGTGGTTATAATCAGTTGGTGTTTGACAAAGCCCAAACCAGCTTTAATGAATTGCGCACGCTCACAGAAGGCTGGATGCGGCAGAATTTTTACCAGGTTTATCGGGAACGGCACTATAAAGATATTCCTCCGCGTATTTTGGTAGAGAAAATGCTGATGGAGAAGGGGAAGACGCCAAACGATATCAAGATCCACTGTTTTAATCGTGATGGGGAAATTCGCTTTTTTATTCAGATTGATTATCAGCGCTTTATCGATCACCGGCGTGATTTTTTTGATCAGGATTGGAACCGCACGGAAATCCGCATGGGGGTGCCAAACAGCGATGTTCCGATGGCAAAACCGAGCCAACTGCGGCTGATGTTGGCGTTGACGCGCCGGGTCGCTGAGCAGTTTTCGTATGTCAGGGTTGATTTTTACCAGGTGGAAGAGCGGGTTTATTTTGGTGAACTGACTTTTACACCGGGCGCTGGTTTACAAAAACTGCTGCCGGCAACCGTTGAGAAAGAATGGGGGAGCTATTTTTTTGAATAG